From the Candidatus Bathyarchaeota archaeon genome, one window contains:
- a CDS encoding acetate uptake transporter has product MNEKLANPAPLGLMGFGMTTVLLNLYNAGFYPLDSMILAMGLAYGGLAQIIAGVMEYRKGNTFGTTAFCSYGLFWWSLVALVIMPSVSFFEVVAFSDTSMAAYFFMWGLFTFVMFFGTLKANRVLQFVFLSLAILFFLLTARDLTGSANIGTIAGYEGIICGLSAVYLALAEVLNEVHGKTVLPIGSVSK; this is encoded by the coding sequence TTGAATGAAAAACTTGCAAATCCAGCACCTCTTGGATTGATGGGTTTCGGAATGACGACAGTACTCTTGAACCTTTACAACGCTGGCTTCTACCCTTTGGACAGCATGATTCTGGCTATGGGTCTTGCTTACGGCGGTTTAGCTCAAATAATTGCTGGTGTGATGGAGTATCGTAAAGGCAACACGTTTGGAACAACCGCTTTCTGTTCTTATGGCTTGTTCTGGTGGTCGCTAGTAGCGTTGGTTATAATGCCGAGTGTTTCCTTCTTTGAAGTTGTAGCTTTCTCGGATACGTCGATGGCAGCGTACTTTTTCATGTGGGGGCTCTTCACTTTCGTCATGTTCTTCGGAACATTAAAAGCAAATCGTGTCTTACAGTTTGTATTCCTAAGCTTAGCTATACTGTTCTTCTTACTGACAGCCAGAGACTTGACGGGTAGCGCAAACATAGGCACTATAGCAGGATATGAAGGGATAATCTGCGGCTTAAGCGCCGTCTACCTAGCCCTAGCAGAAGTGTTAAACGAAGTTCACGGAAAAACAGTTCTACCTATAGGCTCAGTGAGCAAATAA
- a CDS encoding sodium-translocating pyrophosphatase, with amino-acid sequence MTTVLIAPIAALVAIVFSVYLYFYVNSKSSGTPKMQEISAAIKEGARAFIKREYTALAVFVVVMAAILTVALGVYMGMGVEIGPAYIFGSVCSAIAGFLGMEVALRANGRTAYAAREGLNKAFPIAFRGGAVMGLSVVGLALLGVSVVYFLTGRPELVLGFSFGASAMALFAKAGGGIYTKTADVGADLVGKVEMGIPEDDPRNPAVIADNVGDNVGDVAGMGADLFDSYVASIVAVMILGEGLRQVAPLNNPYVNLPLIFAGLGIIASIIGVAVVRVGKKGNPGKALNWGTYFTCTILIVLTFLMTYYLEYPIEIWGALSVGVIAGIIIGITTDYFTSIDRLPAKKTAESSQTGAAINIITGFSYGLISMFPPLLGIGIASAGAYFICELGVGAGFGVYGVGMSAVGMLSIVGMIVAGDAYGPIVDNSKGIAEQAGMEEEVIDVADRLDAAGNTAKAITKGFAIGAAGLTVIALLAAYQEIVQREAGKIIFDLMNPFVFTGALIGIAMPALFSAMVMLGVGKNAFRMIEEIRRQFREIPGLKEGKEGVKPDYAKCVDIAAKGALKELLPPSLITIGATLAIGFVGQIIANSIGPPYEFGGIQALGGYLGGSIFSGLIFALFMANSGGLWDNAKKYIEAGELGGKGSDTHKAAVVGDTVGDPFKDTAGPSLNTMITVMSLVASIFAPLIVAFALLY; translated from the coding sequence ATGACTACGGTTTTAATCGCGCCCATAGCCGCCTTGGTTGCTATCGTTTTCTCAGTGTACCTATACTTTTACGTAAATAGCAAAAGCAGCGGAACACCAAAAATGCAAGAAATTTCTGCAGCAATTAAAGAAGGCGCAAGAGCATTTATTAAAAGAGAATACACGGCCTTAGCCGTCTTCGTGGTTGTCATGGCAGCAATCTTGACGGTTGCTCTAGGCGTTTATATGGGTATGGGCGTTGAAATAGGGCCTGCCTACATTTTCGGGTCAGTCTGTTCGGCTATTGCAGGTTTTCTTGGTATGGAAGTAGCTTTACGAGCCAACGGGAGAACTGCCTATGCAGCTCGAGAAGGGCTGAACAAAGCTTTTCCGATAGCCTTTCGAGGTGGGGCAGTTATGGGTCTTTCAGTTGTGGGTTTAGCGTTATTAGGAGTATCAGTTGTTTACTTTCTCACGGGCAGGCCTGAACTTGTATTAGGTTTCAGCTTCGGAGCCAGTGCCATGGCGTTGTTCGCCAAAGCTGGAGGCGGTATTTACACGAAGACAGCGGACGTAGGTGCCGACTTAGTAGGAAAAGTTGAAATGGGCATTCCAGAAGACGACCCGCGAAACCCTGCTGTAATCGCAGACAACGTTGGCGATAACGTCGGCGACGTTGCTGGAATGGGCGCTGACTTATTCGACTCCTACGTCGCCAGCATCGTAGCAGTAATGATTTTGGGTGAGGGACTTCGACAAGTCGCTCCACTAAACAATCCTTACGTGAACCTACCCCTAATATTTGCAGGGTTAGGAATCATTGCTTCCATAATCGGAGTGGCTGTGGTGAGAGTTGGCAAAAAAGGCAATCCTGGGAAAGCTCTCAACTGGGGAACATACTTCACCTGCACCATCCTAATTGTTCTTACGTTTCTAATGACCTACTATCTAGAGTATCCCATTGAAATTTGGGGCGCTCTTTCGGTGGGAGTGATTGCGGGTATCATAATCGGCATAACCACTGACTACTTCACTTCTATAGATCGACTGCCCGCGAAAAAAACTGCCGAGTCTTCCCAAACAGGTGCCGCGATTAACATCATCACAGGTTTTTCTTACGGTCTAATTAGCATGTTTCCACCCCTCCTCGGCATAGGTATCGCGTCTGCAGGGGCATACTTCATATGCGAGCTCGGCGTGGGCGCTGGGTTCGGCGTCTACGGAGTCGGAATGAGCGCTGTTGGAATGCTGTCAATAGTAGGCATGATCGTAGCCGGCGACGCATACGGTCCAATAGTAGACAACTCTAAAGGAATCGCGGAACAAGCGGGAATGGAGGAAGAAGTTATTGATGTTGCAGATCGTCTTGACGCAGCAGGCAACACCGCAAAAGCTATAACAAAAGGATTTGCAATAGGTGCAGCTGGACTTACGGTTATAGCGTTGCTTGCCGCCTATCAAGAAATCGTTCAGAGAGAAGCTGGTAAAATCATTTTTGACCTTATGAACCCATTTGTCTTTACAGGGGCCCTTATTGGTATTGCCATGCCTGCTCTATTTTCGGCTATGGTAATGCTGGGCGTTGGAAAGAATGCTTTCCGAATGATAGAGGAGATTCGAAGGCAGTTTAGGGAAATTCCAGGTTTGAAAGAGGGAAAAGAAGGAGTAAAACCAGATTACGCAAAGTGTGTGGACATCGCAGCTAAGGGAGCCTTGAAGGAACTGTTGCCCCCCAGCCTAATAACCATTGGTGCTACGTTGGCGATTGGTTTTGTTGGGCAAATCATTGCGAATTCGATAGGACCTCCATATGAATTCGGAGGTATCCAAGCGCTTGGAGGTTATCTTGGTGGCAGCATTTTTTCCGGCTTAATCTTTGCTTTGTTTATGGCAAACTCTGGCGGCTTATGGGACAATGCTAAGAAGTATATCGAAGCAGGAGAACTTGGAGGCAAAGGTTCAGACACTCACAAAGCAGCGGTTGTAGGTGACACTGTTGGCGACCCATTCAAAGACACTGCAGGTCCATCATTGAATACAATGATTACAGTTATGTCGCTGGTTGCATCGATCTTTGCTCCGCTTATAGTTGCCTTTGCCCTATTATATTGA